From a region of the Penaeus vannamei isolate JL-2024 chromosome 32, ASM4276789v1, whole genome shotgun sequence genome:
- the LOC113828162 gene encoding glycoprotein-N-acetylgalactosamine 3-beta-galactosyltransferase 1-like, with translation MILRRRRTYLPVLFLLTLSFVSVILVFRILRPTQQDEPEALPWKEFPRSSQKAPLGDLPPRVTCLVVTSPGHHEDRARHQGAAWKDPRPPTPCPNTLFLSSAAHPDLPNVILSNYSGYEDLWGKVLHGLRAVDPASAQWFLKADDDTFLLYPHLLDLLGEFDSSVPLFLGLPLVFTDESRSLRVEYMSGGAGYVLSSPAVRLLQKTLLQECHLPGLTSYEDVNMGACMAALGVETGDTRDSLGRARFLPYPPWVLMREDLQHHQGYSWLRRMSKFPFSFGIEHVSDRAVSFHEVRDPRDFYTLLYLTSDLKVLPEESPFTLPEG, from the exons ATGAtcttgagaagaagaaggacatatcttccggttctctttctcttgacccTCAGCTTCGTCAGTGTAATCCTCGTCTTCAGAATTTTAAG gCCCACCCAGCAGGACGAGCCAGAAGCACTGCCATGGAAGGAGTTTCCCCGCAGCTCCCAGAAAGCGCCCCTGGGAGATCTTCCTCCCCGTGTGACCTGCCTGGTGGTAACTTCCCCGGGGCACCACGAGGACCGCGCCCGACACCAGGGGGCAGCTTGGAAGGACCCCCGACCGCCCACTCCTTGCCCGaacacccttttcctctcctccgccgCCCACCCTGATCTCCCCAACGTTATACTCTCCAACTACTCGGG GTACGAGGACCTGTGGGGCAAAGTGCTGCACGGGCTGAGGGCGGTGGACCCGGCCTCGGCGCAATGGTTCCTCAAGGCCGACGACGacaccttcctcctctaccctcacctcctcgacctcctcggcGAGTTCGATTCCTCCGTGCCGCTCTTCCTCGGCCTTCCGTTGGTGTTTACA GATGAATCACGCTCCTTGCGAGTGGAATACATGTCCGGTGGTGCTGGCTACGTCCTCAGCAGCCCCGCCGTCAGACTACTACAGAAAACCCTCCTGCAGGAGTGCCATCTGCCAGGACTCACATCTTACGAGGACGTCAACATGGGTGCCTGCATGGCGGCTCTAG GCGTGGAGACGGGAGACACTCGAGACTCTCTTGGGCGAGCCAGGTTCCTGCCGTATCCTCCTTGGGTCCTTATGCGAGAGGACCTCCAGCACCACCAGGGTTACTCGTGGCTCCGAAGGATGTCCAAGTTTCCCTTCAGCTTT GGCATCGAGCACGTGAGTGACAGGGCCGTCAGCTTCCACGAGGTACGGGACCCCAGAGACTTCTACACCCTCCTGTACCTGACCAGCGACTTGAAGGTTCTTCCTGAAGAGTCTCCATTTACACTTCCTGAAGGGTGA